The following is a genomic window from Candidatus Limnocylindrales bacterium.
GCTCTGATCGGCACCGGCCTCGCGCTCGCGCTGATCCCGCTGCGACTGCTCGACGGCGGGGCGCGCCGCTCGTGCGTTGCAGCGCTCGCACTGACGGCAATTCTTCTCTCGTTTGTCGCGAGCCGTTTCGATGCCGATCGCCTTGCTTCGACGAGTGGGCTCACGTTCCGCGCGGAGCTGCCCGGCGAGGTCGTCGATCGTGCATACGGCAGCAGCGGGCTGGTCACGGTTCACCGGCCGGCCGGCGGCGACGGAAAAATCCTCCGCGTCAATGGTCTCGTCGAAGCGGAAAGGCGCGACGGAATCGTGCCTTCGCCGCGCGAGATGGCCGGCCTGCTGCGGACCGCGGGTCGCGAGCGGGCGCTCGTGATCGGACTCGGCAGCGGCCGTTCCATTCGCATTCTCGAAGATGCCGGCTTCGCGCACGTGATCGTGGCCGAGCCGAATGCTGCAATCGTCGTGATGGCTGCAACGCATCTCACCGGCATCGGCGATGCGGCCAGGATTTCAATTCTCACGACCGACGGGCGAAGCGTGCTTCAGGCGAGCGATACACCGTTCGACCTGGTCGCGATCGACAAGCCGCAGATCTCGGTGCCGGAGACGGCCTCGCTGTGCACGCGCGATTTCTACCGGATCGTCGCCGCCCATCTCACAGCCGCTGGAGTGATGCAGCAGGATCTTGCGCTCGAAAGGCTTTCGGCCGTCGGGCTGACGTCGGTGCTCGCATCCGCGCGCCAGGCGTTCGGTGGCGTACACCTTTACTTCCTCGGGACGCATGCAACGCTCGTTGCGTGCCGCGGCGACTGCGCAGCGCCGCCGGATTCGGCGGACAACGATGACGTTCTCGCGGGCGTCGCCGACCGCATGACGCAAGATGCGCCGTCCATGGACGAGGGCGGCCGGCTCGAACCCGCCGATATCGATCGATTGCTGTCCGCGATGGCCGGGCGCCTCGGCGTTACGCCCGAGGCCCTCGCCTCGACCGATCGCGATCTGTTCCTGACGTACCAGGCACCGTACAGCTTCGTCACCGCCGGCAAGACTCCGGAAAGCCTGAGACTGCTCGCGCAGTATGCGCGCAAAAGCGCGAGCGCTCAGTCGCCGGCTGCGACGTTCTGAAGCCGAGCCGCGGCAAGCCTGCTCGATGATGCGGATCGCGGCGGCAGGCCTGCGACCAGACGCATCGGCGAAACTTCGTAGCCGAGACCGAGCGGATAGTCGGGCGCCACCGATGCCGGGTCCGTCCAGGTCCCGAACATGCGATCCCAGAACGTGAACAGGAAACCAAAGTTGGTGTTGCCGAGCTTCGTGTCGCGCGCGTGATGCACGAGATGGGATTCGCCGGTCACGAAGACCCAGTTGATCGCCCGCGGAAGCCTGACGTTCGAATGGATCAGGCTGTTGTGGACGACGCCGTACGCGAGCACGAGCCACAGGACGTAGCCTTCCGGCGAGAAGAACACCTGCACGATGAGGCTCGGGATCCCGAGCAGCAGGAAATGCACGGGGCTGCCGCGCATCCCCGAAGCCCAGTAGAGATTGCGCGAGCTGTGATGGAACGCGTGCGTCGACCACAGCCATCGGGCGTGATTCAGCCGGTGCATCCAGTACGCGATGAAATCGACGACCAGGAAGTAAAACAGTCCCGCTTCGAGCGGAGTCAGCGTGAGCAGGTAGTGATAGCCGCCGGAGACGAACGGCACCCACTGGATGCTCGAGATCGCCGGGAACGCGACTGCCGCGATGGCGATCTGCGTTACGAGCGCAACGACCAGCGCGACGACGTCGA
Proteins encoded in this region:
- a CDS encoding sterol desaturase family protein; this encodes MGFICSFILAGFALQLAAAWWPIRVFDDDKEVVLDVVALVVALVTQIAIAAVAFPAISSIQWVPFVSGGYHYLLTLTPLEAGLFYFLVVDFIAYWMHRLNHARWLWSTHAFHHSSRNLYWASGMRGSPVHFLLLGIPSLIVQVFFSPEGYVLWLVLAYGVVHNSLIHSNVRLPRAINWVFVTGESHLVHHARDTKLGNTNFGFLFTFWDRMFGTWTDPASVAPDYPLGLGYEVSPMRLVAGLPPRSASSSRLAAARLQNVAAGD